In Chlorocebus sabaeus isolate Y175 chromosome 11, mChlSab1.0.hap1, whole genome shotgun sequence, one DNA window encodes the following:
- the LOC103238275 gene encoding uncharacterized protein, whose product MHVTHLYTNLFSWRSLVTVWPTALGQITALNLFLNCEVGRWQRLYKTSSQVLQNRGFLKATPPPGDQIPGFSGLEKGERVIPSQSASLFRYRCLGLWPLSLTRGNKLLFWPRRLLWARAAAALSGKSWEGGGAVLAGKSGGPSQRGRPRSDGRPGPGSAPPGRGSLQPPPGSSPHGAARSSPGLSWVRRGARPSSLPRCQDPHAQGLPTLWFPGSSCLRGHLIRAAGSIFQRVKLRMRKSRGPDSCARRTPAPSAFRFPGCGWSPSRAPASAGRRAFTCACRPVPLPTAFSSGRASSTACALHPTRPEPFSHSAGGEAAARRLSESPRTAEKDASPLRLRPSQREGAGRSPVVLRGTGGEARGVGSGRSPPPRPHRGPEGRGALGGRPVPLRRRPWLGVPRLHGYPGAGGGRGREGGKLQLLPDRRRELPRAGAERSPSGSPPAADTRAAAAEGGAESAAAAGPGARDSWAARVRGVARHAPGPDGADAPSRARGRRDPRSRSGHCPPTAALGSAGPGGGRPSWAPSPGAESPHPGGMGPAAAGA is encoded by the exons CTTGGTAACTGTGTGGCCGACTGCCCTTGGACAGATAACAGCTTTGAACCTCTTTCTGAACTGTGAAGTGGGACGATGGCAACGACTTTATAAGACATCCAGCCAGGTGCTACAGAACA GAGGATTCCTTAAGGCCACTCCTCCTCCTGGGGACCAGATTCCAGGCTTCTCAGGACTGGAGAAGGGGGAACGCGTCATCCCTTCCCAAAGCGCCAGCTTGTTTAGATACAGGTGCCTGGGGCTTTGGCCCTTGTCGCTGACGAGGG GGAACAAATTGCTGTTTTGGCCCCGGCGGCTCCTCTGGGCGCGGGCGGCAGCCGCGCTCTCTGGCAAAtcgtgggagggaggaggagcgGTGCTGGCAGGCAAGTCCGGGGGACCGTCGCAGCGCGGGAGGCCAAGAAGCGACGGCCGCCCCGGGCCCGGCTCCGCCCCGCCGGGAAGGGGCTCCCTGCAGCCGCCCCCGGGCAGCTCCCCGCACGGCGCCGCGAGGAGCTCTCCAGGACTGAGCTGGGTGAGGCGCGGGGCTCGGCCTTCCTCGCTCCCCCGGTGCCAGGACCCGCATGCACAAG GGCTACCCACCCTCTGGTTTCCCGGCAGCTCCTGCTTGCGGGGGCACCTCATAAGAGCAGCTGGATCCATTTTCCAGAGAGTCAAGTTGAGGATGAGAAAGTCTCGAGGGCCGGACAGCTGTGCGCGCAGAACCCCCGCCCCATCTGCTTTTAGATTTCCCGGGTGTGGCTGGAGCCCCTCTAGAGCGCCGGCCTCCGCTGGCCGCCGGGCCTTCACCTGCGCCTGTCGCCCTGTCCCCTTGCCCACTGCATTTTCCTCGGGAAGAGCATCTTCCACAGCATGCGCCCTCCACCCCACACGCCCCGAGCCCTTCTCCCATTCCGCCGGCGGAGAAGCGGCTGCTAGGAGGCTCTCGGAGAGCCCCCGGACTGCAGAGAAAGACGCCTCCCCTCTGCGGCTGAGGCCGAGTCAGCGGGAGGGGGCCGGCCGTTCGCCAGTGGTTCTCCGAGGGACTGGCGGGGAGGCCCGCGGGGTAGGATCAGGGCGGTCGCCGCCTCCCCGCCCCCACCGAGGTCCCGAAGGGAGGGGAGCCCTCGGCGGGAGGCCTGTCCCTTTAAGGAGGCGGCCCTGGCTGGGTGTGCCCCGTCTCCATGGTTACCCCGGTGCAGGCGGCGGgcgcgggagggagggagggaagctgcAGCTTCTCCCCGACAGACGGAGGGAGCTGCCGAGAGCCGGCGCCGAGCGAAGCCCGAGCGGAAGCCCACCCGCAGCCGACACGCGAGCCGCTGCTGCGGAGGGAGGTGCTGAGAGCGCCGCGGCTGCGGGGCCTGGAGCCCGGGATTCGTGGGCGGCGAGGGTGCGAGGGGTCGCGCGCCATGCTCCGGGCCCCGACGGCGCGGACGCCCCCTCGCGCGCCCGCGGCCGGCGCGACCCGAGATCCCGGTCTGGGCATTGCCCCCCGACGGCTGCGCTAGGGAGCGCGGGGCCCGGCGGGGGGCGGCCGAGCTGGGCGCCCTCCCCCGGCGCGGAGTCCCCGCACCCCGGAGGGATGGGGCCGGCAGCCGCGGGCGCCTAA